A portion of the Pseudarthrobacter sp. L1SW genome contains these proteins:
- a CDS encoding Lrp/AsnC family transcriptional regulator, whose amino-acid sequence MELSEEDLALIQVLQSSPRLGWADASKVLGVHATTLAGRWERLASTGAAWVTAHLVGDPQQMLLAFVAVDCEMHLRDHVTAQLAAVPEIVTVEEAASNRDLMLTVITKSLDEFSSRVVSRLKTVEGLTKYQTALCTRLHTSADEWRLNVLDRSQLAALRTLGASAGTAARRPGPQGELPASHLDLLPYLARDGRATAADIARGLGRHPATVQRQLNRVLASGILLFRCEIAQAYSSYPVTCQWFANVPAGRHEAAAAEIRTISNVRLSASTTGPTNFVIIMWLQSLADVMNAELALQQKVPDIELVESVVMLRTVKRVGWMLREDTTSSGAVVVQAEGLPAAD is encoded by the coding sequence GTGGAACTCAGCGAAGAGGACCTGGCGCTCATCCAGGTCCTGCAGTCGTCTCCGAGGCTGGGCTGGGCAGATGCGTCAAAGGTGCTGGGCGTCCATGCCACCACGCTGGCCGGCCGGTGGGAGCGGCTGGCATCAACCGGGGCCGCGTGGGTCACGGCGCACCTGGTGGGGGATCCCCAGCAGATGCTCCTCGCGTTCGTTGCCGTGGACTGCGAGATGCACCTGCGCGACCATGTCACGGCGCAACTGGCCGCCGTCCCGGAGATCGTCACCGTGGAGGAGGCGGCCAGCAACCGGGACCTGATGTTGACTGTCATCACGAAATCACTGGACGAGTTCAGCAGCCGGGTGGTTTCCAGGCTGAAGACCGTCGAGGGGCTCACCAAATACCAGACGGCGCTGTGCACACGCCTGCACACGAGCGCGGATGAGTGGCGCCTGAACGTCCTGGACCGATCCCAGCTGGCAGCGCTGAGGACCCTTGGCGCCTCGGCCGGTACGGCGGCGCGGCGGCCCGGCCCACAGGGGGAACTGCCGGCCAGCCACCTGGACTTGCTGCCGTACCTGGCACGGGACGGACGCGCCACCGCGGCGGACATCGCGCGGGGGCTGGGACGCCATCCGGCGACGGTGCAGCGGCAGCTGAATCGGGTGCTGGCCAGCGGCATCCTGCTGTTCCGGTGCGAAATCGCGCAGGCCTACTCCTCCTACCCGGTGACCTGCCAGTGGTTCGCGAATGTTCCGGCGGGCCGGCATGAGGCTGCCGCCGCCGAAATCCGCACCATCAGCAATGTCCGGCTCAGCGCTTCCACCACCGGCCCCACCAATTTCGTGATCATCATGTGGCTGCAGTCCCTGGCGGATGTTATGAACGCCGAGCTGGCGCTGCAGCAGAAGGTCCCGGACATCGAACTGGTGGAGAGCGTTGTGATGCTGCGAACGGTGAAGCGGGTGGGCTGGATGCTTAGGGAGGACACGACGTCGAGCGGTGCTGTGGTGGTGCAGGCCGAAGGGCTGCCGGCTGCGGACTGA
- a CDS encoding M20 family metallopeptidase, with the protein MPVTEDAQELQGELVRLRHDLHRHPEIGLHLPRTQEKVLQALDGLPFEITLGKETTSVTAVLRGRGGTDSGNTTTDRPAVLLRADMDGLPVQEKTGVDYSSRADGAMHACGHDLHTSMLAGAATLLAEKQHQLQGDVVLMFQPGEEGCDGASYMIREGVLDAAGPRVQAAYGMHVFSSLEPHGTFCTKPGVMLSASDGLEVTVLGAGGHGSAPHAAKDPVTVAAEMVTALQVMVTRQFNMFDPVVLSVGVLHAGTKRNVIPETARIEATVRTFSEASRLRMREAVPRLLQGIAAAHGVEVHVDYQEEYPLTITNEDETHTAEKVISGLFGERRLSRWATPLSGSEDFSRVLAEVPGTFVGLSAVAPGGDPATSPFNHSPYATFDDGVLADGAALYTELATSRLAALAAAS; encoded by the coding sequence GTGCCCGTTACAGAAGATGCCCAGGAACTGCAGGGGGAGCTCGTCCGCCTCCGCCATGACCTGCACAGGCATCCGGAAATCGGGCTCCATCTTCCACGGACCCAGGAGAAGGTCCTCCAGGCCCTGGACGGGCTTCCCTTCGAAATCACCCTGGGCAAGGAAACCACCTCCGTCACCGCGGTGCTTCGCGGCCGTGGCGGCACCGATTCCGGAAACACCACAACCGATCGGCCCGCGGTCCTCCTCCGCGCGGACATGGACGGCCTCCCGGTGCAGGAAAAGACAGGGGTGGACTACTCATCGCGGGCGGACGGCGCCATGCACGCCTGCGGCCACGACCTGCACACCTCGATGCTCGCCGGGGCCGCCACGCTCCTCGCCGAGAAGCAGCACCAGCTCCAGGGCGACGTCGTCCTGATGTTCCAGCCCGGCGAAGAAGGCTGCGACGGAGCAAGCTACATGATCCGCGAAGGCGTCCTGGACGCCGCCGGTCCCCGAGTCCAGGCGGCCTACGGGATGCACGTGTTTTCCTCCCTCGAGCCGCATGGCACCTTTTGCACGAAGCCCGGCGTGATGCTCAGCGCCTCGGACGGGCTTGAAGTCACGGTACTCGGCGCCGGCGGCCACGGCTCCGCCCCCCACGCGGCAAAGGACCCCGTGACCGTGGCGGCCGAGATGGTCACCGCCCTGCAGGTCATGGTGACCCGGCAGTTCAACATGTTCGATCCCGTGGTGCTCTCGGTGGGCGTGCTCCACGCGGGCACCAAGCGGAACGTCATTCCCGAAACGGCGCGCATCGAGGCGACGGTCCGGACGTTCTCCGAAGCATCCCGCCTGAGGATGAGGGAGGCCGTGCCGCGCCTGCTCCAGGGCATCGCGGCCGCGCACGGGGTGGAAGTCCACGTTGACTACCAGGAGGAATACCCCCTCACCATCACCAACGAGGACGAAACTCATACCGCGGAAAAGGTCATTTCAGGGCTCTTCGGCGAGCGCCGCCTTTCCCGCTGGGCCACTCCCCTGAGCGGCTCCGAGGACTTCTCCCGGGTACTGGCCGAAGTGCCGGGCACCTTCGTCGGGCTCAGCGCCGTCGCCCCTGGCGGCGATCCGGCCACCTCACCCTTCAACCACTCGCCTTACGCAACGTTCGACGACGGCGTGCTGGCTGACGGGGCAGCGCTTTACACGGAACTCGCCACCTCGCGCCTGGCGGCGCTTGCAGCGGCGTCCTAG
- a CDS encoding MFS transporter yields the protein MSMAVTKQQTGRVSTAKTIVGTGIGNAVEWYDWAIYATFTPFIASQLFSKADPASAVLSTLAIFAVGFVARPFGGFLFGWIGDRVGRKTSMTLAVGLASLGSLMIGIAPTFASIGAWASLMLLVARLVQGLAHGGELPSSQTYLSEMAPKEHRGFWATLIYTSGTVGILFGTLLGAVLNMTLTTEAMNAWGWRIPFLLGAAMGLYALIMRSRLHETEAFEGESTAEKRAPIWPQIVRHRKQALQVVGLTVGLTVIYYIWGVVAPSYATTALKIDRGEALWAGVIANIVFIAALPFWGKLSDRIGRKKVLWCGAIGGGILHFPMTWLLKDSAWQLAVSMSVMLIFIAASAAIVPAVYAELFPTSIRTVGVGVPYSICVAAFGGTAPYLQQWLGTTMGVPQVFNVYAVVLLAISAAFVFTIPETKGKDLTH from the coding sequence ATGTCCATGGCAGTAACCAAGCAGCAGACTGGACGCGTGTCCACTGCTAAGACCATCGTCGGAACCGGCATCGGCAACGCCGTGGAATGGTACGACTGGGCCATCTACGCCACATTCACGCCCTTCATCGCCAGCCAGCTCTTCAGCAAGGCCGACCCGGCGTCGGCGGTGCTGTCCACGTTGGCGATCTTCGCCGTCGGCTTCGTGGCACGGCCCTTCGGCGGCTTCCTCTTCGGCTGGATCGGCGACAGGGTGGGCCGGAAGACGTCCATGACGCTCGCCGTCGGGCTCGCCTCCTTGGGCAGCCTGATGATCGGCATCGCGCCCACGTTCGCAAGCATCGGCGCCTGGGCCTCGCTCATGCTGCTGGTGGCCCGCCTGGTGCAGGGCCTGGCGCACGGCGGTGAGCTGCCGTCGTCGCAAACCTACCTCTCCGAAATGGCACCCAAGGAGCACCGCGGGTTCTGGGCAACGCTGATCTACACGTCCGGCACAGTGGGCATCCTGTTCGGCACCCTGCTGGGCGCAGTCCTGAACATGACGCTGACCACCGAGGCCATGAACGCCTGGGGCTGGCGGATTCCGTTCCTCCTGGGCGCGGCAATGGGCCTCTACGCACTGATCATGCGGTCACGGCTGCACGAGACCGAGGCTTTCGAAGGCGAGTCCACCGCCGAAAAGCGTGCGCCCATCTGGCCGCAGATTGTCCGCCACCGCAAGCAGGCGCTGCAGGTAGTCGGGCTCACGGTGGGCCTCACGGTGATCTACTACATCTGGGGCGTCGTGGCACCGAGCTACGCCACCACAGCCCTGAAGATCGACCGCGGCGAGGCGCTGTGGGCAGGCGTGATCGCCAACATCGTGTTCATCGCTGCACTCCCCTTCTGGGGCAAGCTGTCCGACCGCATCGGACGCAAAAAGGTCCTGTGGTGCGGCGCAATCGGTGGAGGGATACTGCATTTCCCCATGACGTGGCTGCTGAAGGACTCCGCGTGGCAGCTCGCGGTAAGCATGTCCGTCATGCTGATCTTCATCGCCGCAAGCGCCGCGATTGTTCCGGCCGTTTACGCCGAGCTTTTCCCCACCTCCATCCGCACGGTGGGCGTGGGCGTGCCGTACTCCATCTGCGTGGCGGCCTTCGGCGGAACGGCCCCGTACTTGCAGCAGTGGCTGGGCACCACCATGGGAGTGCCCCAGGTGTTCAACGTGTACGCCGTGGTCCTCCTGGCCATCAGCGCCGCATTCGTCTTCACAATTCCGGAGACAAAGGGCAAGGACCTGACCCACTAG
- a CDS encoding cupin domain-containing protein yields MTANFIRALAVKSLDSPDSKRCPDKAEFDLVTVDDYSVARLILAPGWRWSDSARPAELTAYCEHHHLGYCISGQLEVETADGGRSTIHAHDTYALPPGHDEWVVGDEPFVAVEFLGAASFGRPRSFGMHARI; encoded by the coding sequence ATGACGGCAAATTTCATCAGGGCGCTGGCGGTCAAGTCCCTGGATTCACCGGACTCGAAGCGTTGCCCGGATAAGGCGGAATTCGACCTTGTCACCGTTGACGACTACTCCGTGGCGCGGCTGATCCTCGCGCCGGGCTGGCGGTGGTCCGACTCTGCCAGGCCAGCTGAGTTGACCGCCTACTGCGAGCACCACCACCTTGGCTACTGCATCTCAGGACAGCTGGAGGTGGAAACGGCCGACGGCGGACGGTCAACGATCCACGCCCACGACACCTATGCGCTGCCTCCCGGGCACGACGAATGGGTGGTGGGCGATGAGCCGTTCGTCGCCGTCGAATTCCTTGGCGCGGCCTCGTTCGGCCGGCCCCGCAGCTTCGGGATGCACGCCCGCATCTAA
- a CDS encoding hydroxypyruvate isomerase family protein encodes MTYTVNCSILLTELPLLERPAAAKAAGFDAVEFWWPFEASVPEDSEVTRFENAIKDAGVQLTGLNFNAGNMPGGDRGLVSWMGRESEFKDNIDVVTGIGERLGCKAFNALYGNRQDGFTPEEQDELAVRNLAAAAEGVARIGGTVLLEPVSGAPRYPLLTAEDALRVIARVKAEAGVGNIRLLADFYHLSVNGDDVEAVIENHAKDFGHIQIADNPGRGAPGTGTLPLGEWIARSRELGYTGYIGLEYKEPQETAFSWATREHASN; translated from the coding sequence ATGACGTACACAGTGAACTGCTCCATCCTCCTCACGGAACTGCCGCTGCTCGAACGCCCTGCAGCAGCCAAGGCAGCCGGCTTTGACGCTGTCGAGTTCTGGTGGCCGTTCGAGGCCTCCGTGCCCGAGGACTCCGAGGTGACCCGATTCGAGAACGCCATCAAGGACGCCGGCGTCCAGCTCACGGGCCTGAACTTCAATGCCGGCAACATGCCGGGAGGCGACCGTGGACTGGTGTCCTGGATGGGACGCGAGTCCGAGTTCAAGGACAACATCGATGTTGTGACCGGCATCGGTGAGCGCCTTGGCTGCAAGGCCTTCAACGCCCTCTACGGCAACCGGCAGGACGGCTTCACCCCCGAAGAGCAGGACGAGTTGGCGGTCAGGAACCTCGCGGCCGCAGCAGAAGGCGTCGCCCGGATCGGCGGCACAGTCCTCCTCGAACCTGTCAGCGGGGCACCCAGGTATCCGCTCCTCACGGCGGAGGACGCACTCAGGGTCATCGCCCGCGTGAAGGCGGAGGCCGGCGTCGGGAACATCAGGCTCCTCGCGGACTTCTACCACCTGTCCGTCAACGGCGACGACGTCGAAGCCGTTATTGAGAACCACGCCAAGGACTTCGGCCACATCCAGATCGCCGACAACCCTGGCCGCGGCGCCCCCGGAACGGGCACGCTCCCCCTGGGCGAATGGATCGCCCGCAGCCGCGAACTCGGCTACACGGGCTACATCGGCCTCGAGTACAAGGAACCCCAGGAAACCGCGTTCAGCTGGGCCACCCGCGAACACGCCTCCAACTAG
- a CDS encoding 2-hydroxy-3-oxopropionate reductase, with amino-acid sequence MSNVAVIGLGIMGLPMAINLVKAGHAVTGFNRSRDKIDKLVSEGGKGAASIADAVKDADVVITMVPDSPDVEGVVSGKDGVFANAKQGTLWIDASSIRPDVAVRLAAEAKEAGIRPLDAPVSGGEQGAIDAVLSIMVGGDKADFDAAQDVLNAVGKTIVHVGPSGSGQTVKAANQLIVAVNIEVLSEAVVFLEAYGVDTDAALKVLGGGLAGSKVLDQKGQKMLDRNFDPGFRLALHHKDLGIVTSAAREANVAIPLGAVAAQLVAATVNQGDGALDHSGLFKQVLQLSGRK; translated from the coding sequence ATGAGCAACGTTGCAGTTATCGGACTCGGAATCATGGGCCTGCCCATGGCCATCAACCTGGTCAAGGCCGGCCACGCCGTCACCGGCTTCAACCGCAGCCGGGACAAGATCGACAAGCTCGTCTCGGAAGGCGGCAAGGGCGCCGCGAGCATCGCTGACGCCGTCAAGGATGCCGACGTCGTCATCACCATGGTGCCGGACTCCCCCGACGTTGAGGGCGTAGTCAGCGGCAAGGACGGCGTGTTCGCCAACGCGAAGCAGGGCACCCTGTGGATCGACGCCTCCAGCATCCGCCCGGACGTGGCGGTCCGCCTCGCGGCCGAGGCCAAGGAAGCCGGCATCCGCCCGCTCGATGCCCCGGTCTCCGGCGGCGAACAGGGCGCCATCGACGCCGTCCTCTCCATCATGGTTGGCGGCGACAAGGCAGACTTCGACGCCGCGCAGGACGTCCTGAACGCCGTCGGCAAAACCATCGTCCACGTGGGCCCCTCCGGCTCCGGCCAGACCGTCAAGGCTGCGAACCAGCTGATCGTCGCGGTCAACATAGAAGTCCTGTCAGAAGCAGTAGTCTTCCTCGAGGCCTACGGCGTGGACACGGACGCCGCCCTCAAGGTGCTCGGCGGTGGCCTGGCCGGCTCCAAGGTCCTGGACCAGAAGGGCCAGAAGATGCTGGACCGCAACTTCGATCCCGGCTTCCGCCTGGCCCTGCACCACAAGGACCTGGGCATCGTCACCTCAGCCGCCCGTGAGGCCAACGTCGCCATCCCGCTCGGCGCGGTCGCCGCACAGCTCGTAGCCGCCACCGTCAACCAGGGCGACGGCGCACTGGACCACTCCGGACTCTTCAAGCAGGTCCTCCAGCTCAGCGGCAGGAAATAG
- the gcl gene encoding glyoxylate carboligase — protein sequence MSKMRTVDAAVAILEKEGAIEAFGLPGAAINPFYSAMRAHGGIRHTLARHVEGASHMADGFSRAKDGNIGICIGTSGPAGTDMITGLYAAWADSIPMLCITGQAPVAKLHKEDFQAVDIESIAKPVTKMAMTILEPGQVPGAFQKAFQLMRSGRPGPVLLDLPIDVQLAEIEFDIDTYEPLPIEKPKASRKQLEKALDMLTAAKHPLIVAGGGIINAGASEQLVELAEILNIPVIPTLMGWGTIPDDHRLMAGMVGLQTSHRYGNENYLQSDFVIGIGNRWANRHTGGLETYTAGRTFVHIDIEPTQIGRVFSPDLGIASDAGAALAGLVELAKERKAAGSLPDYGAWVAECAERKASLHRKTHFENIPIKPQRVYEEMNRSFGRDTIYVSTIGLSQIAGAQMLHVFGPRKWINAGQAGPLGWTAPAALGVVRGKPDETVVALSGDYDFQFMIEELAVGAQFNLPYIHVVVNNSYLGLIRQSQRGFSMEQNVSLAFENINSTHLSEETRGYGVDHLKVAEGLGCKAVRVEDPNDLAAAFDKAKALMGEFQVPVVVEVILEKVTNISMGLEINAINEFEELAETAADAPTSILALQA from the coding sequence ATGAGCAAGATGCGTACCGTTGATGCAGCGGTGGCCATCCTGGAAAAGGAAGGCGCCATCGAGGCGTTCGGCCTGCCAGGCGCCGCCATCAACCCCTTCTATTCCGCAATGCGCGCCCACGGCGGCATCCGCCACACCCTGGCCCGCCACGTTGAGGGCGCCAGCCACATGGCGGACGGTTTCAGCCGCGCCAAGGACGGCAACATCGGCATCTGCATCGGCACCTCCGGCCCGGCCGGAACGGACATGATCACCGGGCTTTACGCCGCCTGGGCAGACTCCATCCCCATGCTCTGCATCACCGGCCAGGCGCCGGTGGCCAAGCTGCACAAGGAAGACTTCCAGGCCGTGGACATCGAGTCCATCGCCAAGCCCGTGACCAAGATGGCCATGACCATCCTGGAGCCCGGCCAGGTTCCCGGCGCGTTCCAGAAGGCCTTCCAGCTGATGCGCTCCGGCCGCCCCGGCCCCGTGCTGCTGGACCTGCCCATCGACGTGCAGCTGGCCGAGATCGAGTTCGACATCGACACCTACGAACCCCTGCCCATCGAAAAACCGAAGGCCTCCCGCAAGCAGCTGGAGAAGGCATTGGACATGCTCACCGCGGCCAAGCATCCGCTGATCGTGGCCGGCGGCGGCATCATCAATGCCGGCGCCTCTGAACAGCTGGTTGAGCTGGCCGAGATCCTGAACATCCCGGTCATCCCCACGCTGATGGGCTGGGGCACCATCCCGGACGACCACCGGTTGATGGCCGGCATGGTGGGCCTGCAGACGAGCCACCGCTACGGCAACGAGAACTACCTGCAGAGCGACTTCGTGATCGGCATCGGCAACCGCTGGGCCAACCGCCACACCGGCGGCCTGGAAACCTACACGGCCGGCCGCACGTTCGTACACATCGACATCGAGCCCACGCAGATCGGCCGGGTATTCTCCCCGGACCTGGGCATCGCGTCCGACGCCGGTGCGGCGCTGGCAGGGCTGGTTGAGCTCGCCAAGGAGCGCAAGGCGGCAGGCTCCCTGCCGGACTACGGCGCCTGGGTTGCCGAATGTGCCGAGCGGAAGGCATCCCTGCACCGCAAGACCCACTTCGAGAACATCCCCATCAAGCCGCAGCGCGTGTACGAGGAAATGAACAGGTCCTTCGGCCGCGACACCATCTACGTGTCCACGATCGGCCTGTCCCAGATTGCCGGCGCGCAGATGCTGCACGTATTCGGCCCGCGCAAGTGGATCAACGCCGGCCAGGCAGGCCCGCTGGGCTGGACCGCCCCGGCAGCCCTCGGCGTCGTCCGCGGCAAGCCCGACGAAACCGTGGTGGCCCTCTCCGGCGACTACGACTTCCAGTTCATGATCGAGGAACTGGCCGTGGGCGCGCAGTTCAACCTGCCGTACATCCACGTGGTGGTGAACAACTCCTACCTGGGCCTGATCCGCCAGTCCCAGCGTGGCTTCAGCATGGAGCAGAACGTGTCCCTGGCGTTCGAGAACATCAACAGCACGCACCTGTCCGAGGAGACCCGCGGCTACGGGGTGGACCACCTGAAGGTGGCCGAGGGCCTGGGCTGCAAGGCCGTACGCGTGGAGGACCCCAACGATCTCGCCGCCGCCTTCGACAAGGCCAAGGCCCTCATGGGCGAATTCCAGGTTCCCGTGGTGGTGGAAGTGATCCTCGAAAAGGTCACCAACATCTCCATGGGACTGGAAATCAACGCCATCAACGAGTTCGAGGAACTGGCAGAGACCGCTGCCGATGCGCCCACCTCCATCCTGGCGCTGCAGGCCTGA
- a CDS encoding glycerate kinase, translating to MRIVIAPDKFKGSLSAPEVCAHLEKGLQRGAETAHIHNLDVVRIPVADGGEGTLDAAVGSGFTRRGAVVAGPTGDAVMAEFAVRGNEAVIEMAAASGLALLPAGALVNGRPGPTAARTATSMGTGQLIRAALDAGCNRIILGVGGSANTDGGAGVLQGLGARFLDSAGRELPAGGAALAHLDRIDLSGFEPRLKDTRFVLASDVDNPLLGARGAAAIFGPQKGAAQQDVELLDAALARFVEVLAREIGFRAVKAAEAPGAGAAGGVGYAAIAVLAATRRPGIDVVLEFTEVEQKLAGAHLVITGEGSLDEQSLLGKTPLGVARAAAAQGVAVIAVCGRSTLTQGEANAAGFEDVYALTELESNVDRCIAGAAQLLEQLGTRIGGRLAANTPATASTKEDLRV from the coding sequence ATGCGGATCGTCATTGCCCCGGACAAGTTCAAAGGATCCCTGTCCGCACCGGAAGTGTGTGCGCACTTGGAGAAGGGCCTGCAACGCGGGGCCGAAACGGCACACATCCACAACCTGGATGTGGTCCGGATTCCGGTGGCCGACGGCGGCGAGGGCACCCTCGACGCCGCCGTCGGCTCCGGTTTCACACGCCGCGGCGCGGTGGTGGCAGGACCCACCGGCGACGCGGTCATGGCGGAGTTTGCCGTCCGCGGCAATGAAGCGGTCATTGAAATGGCGGCTGCCTCGGGCCTGGCCCTGCTCCCCGCCGGTGCCCTGGTGAACGGACGGCCAGGCCCGACGGCGGCACGCACCGCCACCAGCATGGGCACGGGCCAGCTCATCCGCGCCGCCCTGGACGCCGGCTGCAACCGCATCATCCTCGGGGTGGGCGGCAGCGCCAACACCGACGGCGGCGCCGGCGTCCTGCAGGGCCTCGGCGCCAGGTTCCTGGACAGTGCGGGCCGCGAACTTCCGGCCGGCGGGGCGGCACTGGCCCACCTGGACCGGATCGACCTCAGCGGATTCGAACCCCGGCTGAAGGACACGCGCTTTGTGCTGGCGTCCGACGTCGACAATCCCCTGCTAGGTGCCCGGGGCGCCGCGGCGATCTTCGGCCCGCAGAAGGGCGCCGCACAACAGGACGTCGAGCTGCTCGACGCCGCCCTGGCCAGGTTTGTCGAAGTCCTGGCCAGGGAGATCGGATTCCGCGCGGTGAAGGCCGCCGAGGCTCCCGGTGCCGGGGCAGCCGGCGGCGTTGGCTACGCAGCCATCGCCGTGCTGGCCGCGACGCGGCGGCCGGGAATCGACGTCGTCCTGGAATTCACGGAAGTGGAGCAGAAACTTGCCGGCGCCCACCTGGTGATCACCGGCGAAGGCAGCTTGGATGAGCAGAGCCTGCTCGGCAAAACACCCCTGGGTGTGGCGCGGGCAGCCGCAGCTCAAGGGGTCGCGGTGATCGCCGTGTGCGGACGGTCCACCCTTACGCAGGGCGAGGCGAATGCCGCCGGATTCGAGGACGTTTACGCTTTGACGGAACTCGAAAGCAATGTAGACAGGTGCATAGCAGGGGCAGCGCAGCTTCTGGAGCAGTTGGGCACCCGGATCGGCGGACGGCTGGCAGCCAACACGCCTGCCACCGCAAGCACCAAGGAGGACCTCCGTGTCTGA
- the allB gene encoding allantoinase AllB, protein MSEERLDLVIRGRRILTTAGIAPREVGVRNGKIVAIEPLGTNLAGTEVLELADDETLIPGLVDTHVHVNEPGRTEWEGFASATRAAAAGGVTTIIDMPLNSVPPTTTVENLKLKREVAEDQAFIDVGFWGGAVPGNKADLRPLHDEGVFGFKCFLLHSGVDEFPHLDADQMEEDMKELKSFDSLMIVHAEDPHTIDRAPHPGGAHYSTFLASRPRGAENKAIAEVIERARRTGARAHILHLSSSDALPMIASARRDGVKLTVETCPHYLTLTAEEIPDGATAYKCCPPIREASNRELLWQGLLDGTIDCIVSDHSPSTLDLKDLENGDFAVAWGGVSSLQLGLSLIWTEARDRGIPLEQVVSWMGEKPAALAQLSGKGQLAVGFEADFAVFAPDEAFVVDVSKLKHKNPITPYDGKALSGVVRKTFLRGALVDGKTPMGKLIRRGGA, encoded by the coding sequence GTGTCTGAAGAACGTCTTGACCTCGTCATCCGGGGCCGGCGCATCCTTACCACCGCCGGCATCGCGCCGCGCGAGGTTGGCGTCCGCAACGGCAAAATCGTCGCGATCGAACCGCTCGGCACCAACCTGGCCGGCACCGAGGTCCTGGAACTGGCCGACGACGAAACCCTGATCCCCGGCCTGGTGGACACCCACGTCCACGTCAACGAACCCGGCCGCACCGAGTGGGAGGGCTTCGCCTCGGCCACCCGCGCCGCGGCGGCGGGCGGCGTGACCACCATCATCGATATGCCGCTGAACTCCGTCCCGCCCACCACTACGGTGGAAAACCTGAAGCTCAAGCGCGAGGTGGCCGAGGACCAAGCGTTCATCGACGTCGGATTCTGGGGCGGTGCCGTCCCCGGCAACAAGGCCGACCTGCGCCCCCTGCATGACGAGGGTGTCTTCGGCTTCAAGTGCTTCCTCCTGCACTCCGGCGTGGACGAGTTCCCGCACCTGGACGCGGACCAGATGGAGGAGGACATGAAGGAACTCAAGTCCTTCGACTCCCTCATGATCGTCCACGCCGAGGACCCGCACACCATCGACCGCGCACCGCACCCCGGCGGCGCCCATTACTCCACGTTCCTGGCCTCCCGCCCCCGCGGTGCCGAGAACAAGGCCATCGCCGAGGTCATCGAACGGGCCCGCCGCACCGGTGCGCGCGCCCACATCCTGCACCTGTCGTCGTCAGACGCGCTGCCCATGATTGCCTCCGCAAGGCGCGACGGTGTCAAGCTCACCGTTGAGACGTGCCCGCACTACCTGACGCTGACGGCGGAGGAGATCCCGGACGGCGCAACGGCCTACAAGTGCTGCCCGCCCATCCGCGAGGCCTCCAACCGGGAACTGCTCTGGCAGGGGCTGCTGGATGGCACCATCGACTGCATCGTCTCGGACCACTCCCCCTCCACACTGGACCTCAAGGACCTGGAAAACGGCGACTTCGCCGTGGCCTGGGGCGGCGTCTCATCGCTCCAGCTGGGCCTGTCCCTGATCTGGACGGAGGCCCGGGACCGCGGCATCCCGCTCGAGCAGGTGGTGTCCTGGATGGGCGAAAAACCCGCCGCCCTGGCGCAGCTCTCCGGCAAAGGCCAGCTGGCGGTGGGGTTCGAAGCCGATTTCGCCGTTTTCGCTCCGGACGAAGCCTTCGTGGTGGACGTCTCCAAGCTCAAGCACAAGAATCCCATCACCCCCTACGATGGCAAGGCCCTCTCCGGCGTGGTCCGCAAGACGTTCCTGCGCGGCGCCTTGGTGGACGGCAAGACCCCCATGGGCAAGCTGATCCGCCGCGGCGGAGCCTAG
- a CDS encoding winged helix-turn-helix domain-containing protein, producing MAVEAHHPRGLSRHPVPAERPAAQPPRAAARGLAVWVVPREGTSPELIARAAQLVLARALQTAPEAEVHVPAAGAPTPATPSQSASENPGGKQDDDGTRLPPSAGPVSRVAVDLAADTVLLDGRPVPLTGVEFKVLRYLVTHLSRPVDREELQAFLESLQFPGASARAIDVYVGRIRRKLGNARHAVATVRGGGYQFVPGPCATVRGPAEYCI from the coding sequence ATGGCAGTGGAAGCCCACCATCCGAGGGGGTTGTCCCGGCATCCTGTTCCGGCCGAGCGCCCTGCTGCCCAGCCTCCCCGGGCAGCTGCCCGCGGCCTTGCCGTGTGGGTGGTCCCCAGGGAAGGCACCAGTCCCGAACTCATCGCCCGCGCCGCCCAACTGGTGCTTGCCCGGGCCCTCCAGACCGCTCCGGAGGCGGAAGTCCACGTGCCTGCCGCCGGAGCACCCACACCCGCGACACCCAGCCAGTCAGCGTCGGAGAACCCAGGCGGTAAGCAGGACGACGACGGTACGCGCCTCCCGCCGTCGGCCGGCCCTGTCAGCAGGGTGGCCGTGGACCTGGCGGCGGATACCGTCCTGCTGGACGGGCGCCCGGTGCCGCTGACAGGCGTCGAATTCAAGGTGCTCAGGTACTTGGTGACCCACCTGTCGCGGCCCGTGGACCGGGAGGAATTGCAGGCGTTCCTGGAGTCGCTGCAATTTCCCGGTGCGTCAGCCCGGGCCATCGATGTGTATGTGGGCCGGATCCGCCGGAAACTCGGGAATGCGCGCCATGCCGTTGCCACCGTCCGGGGCGGCGGATACCAGTTTGTGCCCGGTCCCTGCGCCACGGTTCGCGGCCCGGCGGAATACTGCATATGA